In Reinekea thalattae, a genomic segment contains:
- a CDS encoding DsbA family oxidoreductase → MSKMTIDIVSDVMCPWCIIGYKNLEAALEKLPNIETELQWQPFELNPNMPPEGQQLLEHVMEKYGSTPEQSQQSRQMLKQRGKECGFEFNTTDDSRIINSFDCHRLLAWAKEQGQQTELKLALFKAHFTDGKKLNDDEQLLDVAASIGLDRDRAAEILKGDEYKELVKQEESAMHQLGINSVPTFIINQKYAISGGQPVDVFYQSLQQIANEAEQA, encoded by the coding sequence ATGAGTAAGATGACGATCGATATCGTTTCGGATGTAATGTGCCCTTGGTGCATTATTGGTTATAAGAACCTTGAAGCGGCGTTAGAAAAACTGCCAAACATTGAAACCGAGCTGCAATGGCAGCCGTTTGAATTGAACCCAAACATGCCGCCCGAAGGCCAGCAGTTGCTTGAGCATGTGATGGAAAAATACGGTTCTACGCCAGAGCAAAGCCAGCAGTCGCGTCAGATGTTAAAACAACGCGGTAAAGAGTGTGGTTTTGAATTTAACACTACCGACGATTCGCGCATTATTAATTCGTTTGATTGCCACCGGCTGTTAGCTTGGGCAAAAGAGCAGGGCCAGCAAACCGAATTAAAATTGGCGCTGTTTAAAGCACACTTTACCGACGGTAAAAAGCTAAACGATGATGAACAGCTATTAGATGTTGCCGCTTCTATTGGTTTAGATCGCGACCGCGCTGCCGAAATTTTAAAAGGCGACGAGTACAAAGAGTTGGTTAAGCAGGAAGAGTCGGCGATGCATCAGTTAGGTATTAACAGTGTGCCGACTTTTATTATTAATCAAAAATACGCCATTAGTGGTGGCCAACCAGTGGATGTGTTTTATCAGTCGTTGCAGCAAATTGCTAACGAAGCCGAACAGGCCTAA
- a CDS encoding LrgB family protein, producing MINLIYLPLTIGLFLLAQQLYKKFPTPLLNPVLVSLTALVLLLLFAQIDYSHYNQYASVLTFLLKPAVVALGVPLYQQLHSIKKELPQILSLVFVSVVIAVVSTTALALLVGASAQIAASLSPKSVTTPIAVLIADQIGGQPSIAAIAVMVTGLVGSVVGVPWLRAMRVHHPKAQGIAMGTACHALGTARIVEEGAQQGAYSAFALVLSAILSSLLCPILVPLVSAWLA from the coding sequence ATGATTAACCTAATCTACTTGCCGCTCACCATCGGTTTATTTTTATTGGCGCAGCAGCTGTATAAAAAATTTCCAACGCCGTTGTTAAACCCAGTATTGGTTTCGTTAACGGCGTTAGTCCTATTGTTATTGTTTGCGCAGATCGATTACTCGCACTACAACCAATACGCCAGCGTGCTCACCTTTTTGCTAAAACCCGCAGTAGTGGCGTTGGGTGTGCCGCTCTACCAGCAGTTACACAGTATTAAAAAAGAATTGCCACAAATACTTTCGTTGGTGTTTGTCTCGGTCGTCATCGCCGTGGTTTCAACAACGGCACTGGCATTGCTGGTGGGTGCCAGCGCACAAATTGCCGCCTCGCTTTCACCTAAGTCTGTTACTACGCCAATCGCCGTACTTATCGCCGACCAAATTGGCGGCCAGCCTTCAATTGCCGCCATTGCTGTTATGGTGACGGGCCTAGTGGGTTCTGTTGTCGGTGTGCCGTGGTTGCGTGCCATGCGCGTGCATCACCCTAAAGCGCAAGGTATCGCCATGGGCACGGCCTGCCATGCATTGGGCACCGCGCGCATAGTAGAAGAAGGCGCTCAGCAAGGTGCTTACAGTGCCTTTGCGCTGGTTCTTAGTGCTATTTTAAGCTCACTGCTTTGTCCAATTCTGGTTCCGCTCGTGTCGGCTTGGTTGGCTTGA
- a CDS encoding DMT family transporter, translating to MWLSYALLAALFFGLRAVLYQWVSQKNVNRSLMLCGVYSTGFIVAIIGMLVLGHRFHSWPASIAGLSMGLFSFAANAALYKGFAVGKASVVGVLSGLASPLVMLLAYLGWGETLSPVQLIGFVILFFGINLIRYSNELSFKNLKGAHWALLASLSFAMTDLSSKQSTLFGADIFASIVLMFGFASLLFFISWWRTKDSVNDTQELRWSIAKTYRVGMAVGLSNVVGMVLILLAFQHGPTGLVSAVAAMNVLVLLVYSRVVLKDEFRATEIAGVSAALLGIVVLKLLS from the coding sequence ATGTGGCTAAGTTATGCGTTGTTGGCTGCCTTGTTTTTTGGCTTGCGTGCGGTTCTATATCAGTGGGTGTCGCAAAAAAATGTTAATCGCAGCCTTATGCTGTGTGGCGTTTACAGCACTGGCTTTATTGTCGCGATCATTGGCATGTTGGTATTGGGGCATCGCTTTCATTCTTGGCCTGCATCGATTGCAGGGCTAAGCATGGGCTTGTTCTCATTTGCTGCGAATGCTGCGTTATATAAAGGCTTTGCGGTTGGCAAGGCGTCGGTCGTTGGTGTGCTTTCGGGCTTGGCCTCGCCGTTGGTGATGTTGTTGGCCTATTTAGGTTGGGGCGAAACGCTCAGCCCGGTGCAACTGATCGGCTTTGTTATTTTATTTTTTGGCATTAACTTAATTCGTTATTCCAATGAGTTGAGTTTTAAAAATTTAAAAGGTGCGCATTGGGCGTTATTGGCCTCGCTTAGCTTTGCGATGACAGACCTTAGCAGCAAGCAGTCAACTCTGTTTGGCGCGGATATTTTTGCCTCCATTGTTTTGATGTTTGGTTTTGCCAGTTTATTGTTTTTTATCAGCTGGTGGCGAACAAAAGACAGCGTTAATGATACGCAAGAACTGCGTTGGTCTATTGCTAAAACCTATCGTGTTGGCATGGCTGTTGGTTTATCAAATGTTGTCGGTATGGTGCTGATCCTGTTGGCTTTCCAGCACGGCCCTACGGGCTTGGTGTCAGCCGTTGCGGCGATGAATGTTTTGGTATTGTTGGTTTACAGCCGCGTGGTGTTAAAGGATGAATTCCGAGCAACTGAAATTGCTGGTGTCAGTGCCGCCCTTTTAGGCATTGTCGTATTGAAGCTGCTTTCGTAA
- the modF gene encoding molybdate ABC transporter ATP-binding protein ModF, with product MKLNHLSVQLGTQTILNDLNWSIEAGQSWALLGTNASGKSTLAKLICGELDASKGELTERPHRAISVSLENQQAIYEQELYRDDSDFMDRIDHGSSVRQLMEEIAPWSAEHDRLVAQLRLETLLTRGYRLLSSGEARKVMIARALLQQPELLILDEPFEGLDANSREELQQRIKSLIQQGYWLILMVNQLADLGEGFSKLAILDKGRLVYSGDFPEQLEQQWQTLTQLNKQPWQLPERQSKFQLADWPNDKPLVDLKQGFVQYDDRFQFRDLDWQLLPGQHTQIAGPNGCGKSTLIGLITGDHPQCYRNDLTLFGYQRGQGESIWQIKKHLGYVSGSLHRDYRVSGNALTAVVSGLTDSIGLYQAVAEQEKALAMHWLDGVGLKHKAQVAFRQLSMGEQRLVLIARALIKQPPLLILDEPTQGLDDFNRYWVLQVIERIIQQGPTTLLFVSHRQDESLSVIHHRLNFLPQHLPQHSPQQQQDALYHIAHDSGQ from the coding sequence ATGAAGCTAAACCACCTTTCTGTACAACTCGGCACTCAAACCATTCTCAACGATTTGAACTGGAGCATTGAGGCTGGCCAGTCTTGGGCACTATTAGGCACTAACGCCAGTGGCAAAAGCACCTTAGCTAAGCTGATTTGCGGTGAACTCGATGCCAGCAAAGGTGAGCTAACAGAACGACCGCATCGTGCTATTTCAGTGTCGCTAGAAAACCAGCAAGCCATTTACGAGCAAGAGCTTTATCGCGATGACAGCGACTTTATGGATCGCATCGACCACGGCAGCAGCGTTCGGCAATTAATGGAAGAGATCGCACCCTGGAGTGCAGAACACGACCGCCTAGTCGCACAATTAAGGTTAGAAACATTGCTAACGCGCGGCTACCGTTTGCTCTCCAGTGGTGAAGCGCGCAAAGTGATGATTGCGCGGGCGCTCTTACAACAGCCAGAATTATTAATTTTAGATGAACCCTTTGAAGGCTTAGATGCCAACAGCCGCGAAGAATTACAGCAGCGCATTAAATCGCTAATCCAGCAAGGCTATTGGCTTATTTTAATGGTTAATCAGCTAGCGGATTTAGGCGAAGGTTTTTCTAAACTGGCGATACTGGATAAAGGCAGGTTGGTGTACAGCGGTGATTTTCCAGAACAGCTTGAGCAACAGTGGCAAACACTAACCCAACTCAACAAACAACCTTGGCAGCTACCTGAGCGGCAATCAAAATTTCAACTCGCGGACTGGCCGAATGACAAACCATTAGTCGATCTAAAACAGGGCTTTGTGCAATACGATGATCGCTTTCAGTTTCGCGACCTAGATTGGCAACTGTTGCCCGGCCAACACACTCAAATAGCTGGCCCTAACGGCTGCGGAAAATCGACACTGATCGGCTTAATCACCGGAGACCATCCGCAGTGCTACCGTAATGACTTAACACTCTTTGGTTACCAACGCGGGCAAGGCGAAAGCATTTGGCAAATTAAAAAGCATTTAGGTTATGTCTCGGGCAGTTTGCATCGCGACTATCGCGTTTCTGGCAATGCACTTACCGCTGTGGTGTCTGGCTTAACCGATTCCATCGGCCTATACCAAGCGGTTGCCGAACAGGAAAAAGCCTTAGCTATGCATTGGTTAGACGGCGTTGGTTTAAAACATAAAGCACAGGTGGCTTTTCGTCAGCTTTCGATGGGCGAGCAACGCCTAGTGCTGATTGCCCGAGCGTTGATAAAGCAACCGCCGTTGCTTATTTTAGATGAGCCAACTCAAGGCTTAGATGACTTTAATCGCTACTGGGTGTTACAGGTGATTGAGCGCATTATTCAACAGGGGCCAACAACGCTTTTATTTGTGTCGCACCGCCAAGATGAAAGCCTAAGTGTGATTCATCATCGGCTGAATTTTTTACCGCAGCACTTGCCGCAACATTCACCGCAACAACAGCAAGACGCGCTATATCATATTGCGCATGACTCAGGACAATAA
- a CDS encoding AlbA family DNA-binding domain-containing protein, which translates to MSREFKTVSKKAKEVLEKPEGLDVEFKRNAGGVKPSVLVSFANSNTGGTILVGVDEEKTSDGLERGVIKGCSTSDNDRLQIQNMASDCIPPINLNIFVENTNNKPFFRVEIPSGKNKPYCTKSGEYKIREDGRVRALHPDELLAIFMNKEGDKFLSQFKNAVTELEKNVESIDSTVKGELDKLLSRLQTLNKDVFIYLEDIFHSAEQSSSDASEANETINEVWKEIHRLNQNVQSIQENDNDPFYVRLEEKLDLLINHLGASSYRRY; encoded by the coding sequence ATGTCACGCGAATTTAAAACGGTATCAAAGAAAGCAAAAGAAGTTTTAGAGAAACCTGAAGGGTTAGACGTTGAATTCAAGAGGAATGCAGGTGGTGTCAAGCCTAGTGTTTTAGTTTCGTTTGCAAACTCAAATACAGGTGGAACAATTTTAGTTGGCGTTGATGAAGAGAAGACTAGCGATGGATTAGAGAGAGGAGTTATTAAAGGCTGCTCTACGTCAGACAATGACAGACTCCAAATTCAAAATATGGCATCTGATTGTATTCCACCTATAAATTTAAATATTTTTGTTGAGAACACAAACAATAAACCATTTTTTCGAGTCGAAATCCCCTCTGGAAAAAACAAACCGTACTGTACAAAGTCTGGTGAGTATAAAATTAGAGAAGATGGTAGGGTAAGAGCTCTTCACCCCGATGAATTATTAGCTATTTTCATGAACAAGGAGGGTGATAAATTTCTATCTCAATTCAAGAATGCAGTAACAGAATTAGAAAAAAATGTTGAATCTATTGATAGTACTGTTAAAGGCGAGTTAGACAAGCTGCTTTCCAGGTTGCAAACACTTAACAAAGATGTATTTATTTACCTAGAAGATATTTTTCACTCAGCAGAGCAATCCTCTTCCGATGCTTCTGAAGCAAATGAAACGATTAATGAAGTATGGAAAGAAATACATAGACTCAACCAAAATGTTCAGAGTATACAAGAAAATGACAATGATCCTTTCTATGTAAGGCTGGAAGAAAAACTTGATTTATTAATAAATCATCTGGGTGCAAGCTCATACAGACGGTATTAA
- a CDS encoding TRAP transporter substrate-binding protein — MKKFILPMLAAGLMVAGAQAKTLTLGHAMSLENAAHKGMVVFAEKVKEKSGGDLKIKIFPNAQLGSERDQAEQVVTGALDMAKINGSLAESFEPTFKTISIPFLFNSTEHMRTFMRSEAADELLKSSAGKGFIGLTFYDSGSRSFYSSKPIRTPDDLAGMKIRVPESPTMMQMINLLGAKATPVPFTEVYTALQQGVIEAAENNVSSLVEMRHTEVAKYYSVDQHTMSPDLIIISEATWNRLTPAEQKIIKEAARESMEEEIKLWDQIETANIKKAKELGVTFVELDKSKFREKVKPMMDEAMADAKLAYFINKINAL; from the coding sequence ATGAAAAAATTTATCCTGCCTATGCTGGCGGCTGGTCTTATGGTGGCTGGTGCGCAAGCAAAAACTCTAACCCTTGGTCACGCTATGTCACTAGAAAACGCAGCCCATAAAGGCATGGTTGTGTTTGCTGAAAAAGTAAAAGAAAAATCTGGTGGTGACCTTAAAATTAAAATCTTCCCTAATGCTCAATTAGGTTCTGAACGCGACCAAGCCGAACAGGTTGTGACTGGCGCTTTGGATATGGCAAAAATTAATGGCTCGTTAGCTGAGTCTTTTGAACCCACCTTTAAAACCATTTCCATTCCATTTTTATTTAACAGCACCGAACACATGCGCACCTTTATGCGCAGCGAAGCGGCGGATGAATTATTAAAGTCCAGTGCTGGTAAAGGCTTTATTGGTTTAACTTTTTACGATTCTGGTTCACGTAGTTTTTACAGCAGTAAGCCGATACGCACACCAGACGATTTAGCCGGTATGAAAATTCGCGTACCTGAATCACCCACTATGATGCAGATGATTAATTTGTTAGGTGCTAAAGCGACTCCGGTACCCTTTACCGAAGTCTATACCGCTTTACAACAGGGTGTCATTGAAGCCGCAGAAAACAACGTTTCTAGCTTAGTAGAAATGCGTCACACCGAAGTAGCGAAATACTACTCGGTAGACCAGCACACCATGAGCCCAGACTTAATTATCATTTCTGAAGCAACATGGAATCGCCTAACGCCTGCTGAGCAAAAAATTATCAAAGAAGCGGCACGCGAGTCGATGGAAGAAGAGATTAAACTTTGGGATCAGATCGAAACCGCTAACATCAAAAAAGCAAAAGAGTTGGGTGTTACCTTTGTCGAACTGGATAAATCTAAATTCCGCGAAAAAGTAAAACCTATGATGGATGAAGCCATGGCCGACGCTAAGCTTGCTTACTTCATCAATAAAATTAACGCTCTATGA
- a CDS encoding FAD-dependent oxidoreductase, with protein MPQQFDIAVVGGGMVGAAVATGLAQQGKSVALIEAVEPQAYSAEQPFDARVSAISYTSVELLNSLGAWQRLQQMRTAPFRRLETWEKADSRIRFSAQDIGVEELGFIVENRLIQLALWQGFAEQKSLSLFCPAKIERIEFLNDKNRLQLNNGEQIEASLVVAADGAHSVVRKLAGIGLNSWDYDQHCMLINVATEAAQQDITWQWFTPTGPRSLLPLPGSQASLVWYDSASKIRQLKALSNEQLTQAVVQAFPDELGGIQVLSKASFALTRRHAKQYFAERCVLVGDAAHTINPLAGQGVNLGFKDVQALLQVLAKANWNSEQALAVYQRKRRLDNQLMQSAMDAFYFGFSNQLAPLKWARNAVLKTAERSTALKRQVLKYALGIR; from the coding sequence ATGCCACAACAGTTTGATATTGCCGTCGTCGGCGGTGGCATGGTCGGCGCAGCGGTTGCAACAGGTTTGGCACAACAGGGTAAAAGCGTTGCCTTGATTGAAGCCGTTGAGCCGCAAGCTTACAGCGCCGAGCAGCCGTTCGACGCACGCGTTTCGGCCATTTCTTATACGTCAGTTGAACTGTTAAACAGCCTTGGCGCGTGGCAACGGTTGCAACAAATGCGCACTGCGCCCTTTCGCCGTTTAGAAACATGGGAAAAGGCCGACAGCCGAATTCGTTTTAGCGCACAGGATATTGGTGTTGAAGAGCTGGGTTTTATTGTCGAAAACCGGCTTATCCAGTTAGCGCTCTGGCAGGGTTTTGCCGAGCAAAAATCACTCAGCTTGTTTTGCCCAGCGAAGATTGAACGGATCGAATTTTTAAACGATAAAAACCGCTTGCAGCTGAACAACGGCGAGCAAATTGAAGCAAGCCTAGTGGTGGCCGCAGACGGTGCTCATTCCGTGGTGCGTAAACTGGCTGGTATTGGGCTCAACAGTTGGGATTACGATCAGCACTGCATGCTGATCAACGTCGCCACCGAAGCCGCACAGCAGGACATCACTTGGCAATGGTTTACGCCAACAGGGCCACGTTCGTTATTGCCGTTGCCAGGTTCACAAGCCTCACTCGTTTGGTACGACAGCGCCAGTAAAATTCGCCAGCTTAAAGCGCTTTCTAACGAGCAGCTTACGCAAGCGGTTGTGCAAGCGTTTCCAGATGAACTCGGTGGCATTCAGGTATTAAGCAAAGCCAGTTTCGCGCTCACCCGTCGCCATGCTAAACAGTATTTTGCCGAGCGTTGTGTGCTGGTGGGCGATGCGGCACATACCATTAACCCGCTTGCCGGTCAGGGTGTGAACTTAGGCTTTAAAGATGTGCAGGCTTTACTGCAAGTGTTGGCGAAAGCCAATTGGAACAGTGAGCAAGCCTTGGCGGTTTATCAGCGTAAGCGTCGGTTAGATAACCAGTTAATGCAGAGCGCGATGGATGCGTTCTATTTTGGTTTTAGTAATCAGCTTGCGCCACTTAAGTGGGCCAGAAACGCAGTATTGAAAACCGCCGAACGCTCAACAGCGCTCAAGCGGCAGGTGCTAAAATATGCCTTAGGCATTCGTTAG
- a CDS encoding TRAP transporter small permease, producing MKNTLKLIRNTLDKTLLSLCGFALILMVVTVTWQVFSRYILNDPSSFTDELSRYTMIWLGLLGAAYLFGQQKHLAITLLPSKLSPKANYLLQVFIQLLVLVFVLLAMLKGGSALVGRTLQQFSPALQIPMAYVYMILPISAVIISLYILLNLVDGHANKD from the coding sequence ATGAAAAACACTCTTAAACTCATCAGAAACACACTCGATAAAACGCTGCTCAGCCTCTGCGGCTTTGCATTAATACTCATGGTTGTCACCGTCACTTGGCAGGTGTTCAGCCGTTATATTTTAAACGACCCTAGCTCGTTCACCGATGAACTGTCGCGTTACACCATGATCTGGTTAGGACTGTTAGGTGCGGCCTATTTATTTGGTCAGCAAAAACACCTCGCCATAACGCTGTTGCCATCAAAACTTTCACCTAAGGCGAACTACCTGCTGCAAGTATTTATTCAATTGCTGGTTCTTGTTTTTGTGTTACTCGCAATGCTTAAAGGCGGCAGCGCATTAGTTGGCAGAACCCTGCAACAGTTTTCACCAGCGCTTCAAATTCCCATGGCGTATGTCTATATGATTCTGCCAATCTCGGCGGTCATTATCAGCCTATACATTCTGTTAAACCTCGTTGACGGCCACGCCAATAAAGACTAA
- a CDS encoding GNAT family N-acetyltransferase produces the protein MNLTLVLAKNSTLVENLFQYYVYDMSQFMGWQPCEQGTYVVPTALQDVREYWQKPQHFPYLIYVNGQLAGFSLVRVSPYKNSQWDMGQFFVLRKYIGQGVGKKAFAQTVKKHPGDWLVRVLPNNLAAQKFWPKAIQPLAQGDVQQINELHTTGGGDQVAMEFFRFCAQ, from the coding sequence ATGAACCTAACTCTAGTGTTAGCAAAAAACAGCACGCTGGTGGAAAACCTATTCCAATATTACGTTTACGACATGTCGCAATTTATGGGTTGGCAGCCGTGTGAGCAAGGCACCTATGTTGTACCAACGGCGCTGCAAGATGTACGTGAATACTGGCAAAAACCGCAGCACTTCCCTTACCTTATTTATGTTAACGGCCAGTTGGCAGGTTTTAGTTTGGTACGTGTTTCGCCTTACAAAAATAGCCAATGGGACATGGGGCAGTTTTTTGTATTACGCAAATACATCGGCCAAGGCGTCGGTAAAAAAGCTTTCGCGCAGACGGTAAAAAAACATCCCGGTGACTGGTTAGTGCGAGTATTGCCAAATAATTTGGCAGCACAAAAATTTTGGCCAAAGGCAATTCAGCCATTAGCGCAAGGCGACGTGCAACAGATAAATGAGTTACACACCACTGGCGGTGGTGATCAGGTGGCAATGGAATTTTTTCGTTTTTGCGCACAATGA
- a CDS encoding carboxypeptidase M32, producing the protein MSYDSLEKTFYRLAQLDHANAMLGWDQQVMMPAKGNEARGRALAEIAVIQAEILQAPHLAGEFERAEQSYHQWQPWQQANFREMKTQWQRASVLPTELVEAEAMTLNECEHAWRTLRAENNWKDFEPALQKVFDITRSKAEKLYQALAEQNDYATEYDALLDIFDPGTRSRHIDPVFSELKAELPTLLQQVLQKQQAAGEPIAQSQPIDKAQQKALAHDILAAMGFDFEAGRLDEAAHPFSGGVPDDSRITSRYDDNNVVDGLMAVIHELGHATYEANLPKAWRYKPVGHAMGMSVHESQSLFYELQIGHSEAFIQALVPMLEKNLGSEAAFSKDNILKLMNRVQPGLIRVTADEVTYPMHVILRYELERDIILGKAKVSDIPERWNEAMQNYLGINTEGDFKNGPMQDVHWPSGAIGYFPSYTLGAMTAAQLASAMHKDIPNAAQQIAQLDFSEVFAWLSSKVWQQGRLLSYDELLTQATGETLNSRHFLEHIRSRYL; encoded by the coding sequence ATGAGTTACGATTCGTTAGAAAAAACCTTTTATCGGTTAGCCCAGTTGGATCACGCCAACGCCATGTTAGGTTGGGACCAACAGGTGATGATGCCAGCAAAGGGTAACGAGGCTCGTGGCCGAGCATTAGCAGAAATCGCCGTGATTCAAGCCGAAATACTGCAAGCGCCTCATTTGGCTGGTGAGTTTGAGCGGGCTGAACAGAGCTATCACCAATGGCAGCCTTGGCAGCAGGCCAACTTTCGGGAAATGAAAACCCAATGGCAGCGCGCCAGTGTATTGCCGACCGAGTTAGTAGAAGCCGAAGCCATGACTCTGAATGAGTGTGAGCATGCGTGGCGAACCTTACGTGCCGAGAACAACTGGAAAGACTTTGAACCTGCCTTGCAAAAGGTGTTCGATATTACTCGCAGCAAAGCAGAAAAACTCTACCAAGCCTTGGCCGAGCAAAACGATTACGCCACCGAATACGATGCTCTATTGGATATTTTTGATCCCGGCACACGCAGCCGTCATATCGACCCAGTTTTTAGTGAATTAAAAGCAGAGCTGCCAACCCTGTTGCAACAGGTGCTGCAAAAACAACAGGCGGCTGGCGAACCGATTGCACAATCGCAACCGATAGATAAAGCACAACAGAAAGCCTTGGCGCACGATATTTTAGCGGCCATGGGTTTTGATTTTGAGGCTGGCCGTTTGGATGAAGCCGCGCATCCGTTTAGCGGTGGTGTTCCGGACGACAGCCGAATTACTTCCCGTTACGATGACAATAATGTGGTCGATGGCTTAATGGCCGTGATTCACGAGCTGGGCCATGCCACCTATGAAGCGAACCTGCCTAAAGCTTGGCGCTATAAGCCGGTCGGTCATGCTATGGGTATGAGCGTGCATGAAAGCCAAAGTTTATTTTATGAACTGCAAATTGGTCACAGCGAAGCCTTTATTCAGGCGTTGGTGCCGATGCTCGAAAAAAATCTTGGCAGCGAAGCAGCTTTTTCAAAAGATAATATTTTAAAACTGATGAACCGCGTACAGCCGGGTTTAATTCGGGTTACTGCCGATGAAGTCACCTACCCAATGCATGTCATTCTGCGTTACGAATTAGAACGCGACATCATTTTAGGCAAGGCCAAAGTCAGCGATATTCCAGAGCGTTGGAACGAAGCCATGCAAAACTATTTAGGTATCAATACCGAAGGCGACTTTAAAAATGGCCCCATGCAAGATGTACACTGGCCAAGTGGTGCGATTGGCTATTTCCCGTCTTACACACTGGGTGCAATGACCGCCGCTCAGCTTGCCTCGGCCATGCATAAGGATATTCCAAACGCGGCGCAGCAAATTGCTCAGTTGGATTTCAGCGAAGTGTTTGCTTGGCTATCGAGCAAGGTTTGGCAGCAAGGCCGCCTACTCAGTTACGATGAATTGCTGACGCAAGCCACTGGTGAAACGCTCAACTCGCGCCATTTCCTAGAACACATTCGCTCGCGTTATCTATAG
- a CDS encoding 2-hydroxyacid dehydrogenase, which translates to MKICLFSAKRYDRESFDKRNSQRSDATPEIQLEFFETGLNPKTASLAQGFDAVCAFVNDDLGRETLTELNSAGIKLVLMRCAGFNNVDLQAAAELGIGVYRVPAYSPEAVAEHAIALLMTLNRRVHKAYQRTRDANFSLEGLTGINIFGKTAGVIGTGKIGLAALRILKGFGCKLLAFDPYPSQAAIELGVEYVSLEELLQASNIISLHCPLTEENTYMINRSAFSQMQKGTFLINTSRGKLVDSSACIDALKDGTLGGLALDVYDHEKELFFEDLSSEVIKDDVFRRLSACHNVIFTGHQAFLTEEALHNIADTTLSNASNFINGVESDNRVTPAVVDNS; encoded by the coding sequence ATGAAAATCTGTCTTTTTAGCGCTAAGCGCTACGACCGTGAAAGTTTCGACAAACGCAACAGCCAACGCAGCGATGCTACGCCTGAAATTCAGCTGGAATTTTTTGAGACTGGGCTCAATCCAAAAACCGCCAGCCTTGCTCAAGGCTTCGATGCCGTCTGCGCATTTGTTAATGACGATCTTGGTCGCGAAACACTCACCGAACTGAACAGTGCTGGCATTAAATTGGTGCTCATGCGTTGCGCTGGTTTTAACAATGTTGATTTACAGGCCGCAGCCGAACTGGGCATTGGTGTGTATCGCGTACCAGCCTATTCGCCAGAAGCGGTTGCCGAACATGCTATCGCATTATTGATGACGCTGAACCGCCGCGTCCACAAAGCTTACCAACGTACACGCGATGCAAACTTTTCGCTTGAAGGCTTAACCGGCATTAATATTTTTGGCAAAACCGCCGGGGTTATCGGCACCGGTAAAATCGGTTTGGCAGCACTGCGTATTTTAAAAGGCTTTGGTTGTAAGTTGTTGGCATTCGACCCTTACCCAAGCCAAGCGGCCATTGAACTGGGCGTTGAATACGTCAGCCTAGAAGAGCTGTTACAAGCCTCAAATATTATTAGCCTGCATTGCCCGCTGACCGAAGAAAACACTTACATGATCAACCGCTCTGCCTTTAGCCAAATGCAAAAGGGCACCTTTTTGATCAACACCAGTCGCGGTAAGTTGGTCGACAGCTCCGCCTGTATCGATGCATTAAAAGACGGCACCTTAGGTGGTTTGGCGCTGGATGTTTACGATCATGAAAAAGAATTATTCTTTGAAGACTTATCGTCTGAAGTGATTAAAGATGATGTGTTCAGACGCTTATCGGCCTGCCACAATGTGATCTTTACTGGTCACCAAGCCTTTTTAACCGAAGAGGCGCTGCATAACATTGCTGACACAACCTTGAGCAATGCCAGCAACTTTATCAACGGCGTTGAATCCGATAACCGAGTCACACCTGCCGTTGTCGATAACAGCTAA
- a CDS encoding CidA/LrgA family protein, giving the protein MSKPIDLKNANWATIRQVLFEWLTGLAVLFALVWLGEWLSSLLGHALPGSILGMLLLTALLQFKWLPLHWVQRSSLFFNRWMSLLFIPVGVGLVDHLSVLHSALLAIIATCVFATLVLLALCGWASQWWFRRHPNEAAPELDTASANGNAQMKANLNNEGRAND; this is encoded by the coding sequence ATGTCGAAACCTATTGATTTAAAAAATGCCAATTGGGCAACTATTCGCCAAGTACTCTTTGAGTGGCTTACCGGTTTGGCGGTGCTGTTTGCTTTGGTTTGGCTAGGTGAATGGTTAAGTAGCCTGCTTGGTCATGCGCTACCCGGTTCTATTCTTGGAATGTTGCTGCTGACCGCACTGTTGCAATTTAAGTGGTTGCCACTGCATTGGGTGCAACGCAGTAGTTTGTTTTTTAATCGCTGGATGTCTTTACTGTTTATTCCGGTGGGCGTTGGCCTAGTGGATCACCTGAGTGTGTTGCACAGCGCCCTGTTGGCGATTATTGCCACCTGTGTGTTTGCCACACTGGTGTTATTGGCGTTGTGTGGTTGGGCATCGCAATGGTGGTTTCGTCGTCACCCAAACGAGGCTGCCCCCGAATTAGATACAGCCAGCGCGAATGGAAACGCTCAAATGAAAGCCAACCTCAATAATGAGGGCCGCGCGAATGATTAA